CATCTGAAATGTCATGCCTCCATTAGCAGAGGAAGACAGGAAAGCTGCTGCAAACACCCACTTTGAGAAGTGGTGGTTTAAAACTTTCTTACGTAAGTTACGGCAATTGTGGCTTCTTTCTTTATTCATTTAAAACCAGTTCCTACCTCAGGAGCTGGTTTTTTTGATATTTTGCAATCATTAGGTTTATATGGCTAAAAACAAGGATTTTTTAGAATGAACTCGTAGATCAGTCTCTTTCCCCGTAGATCATCTCAGCAGAACCCTCAGGATCCATATTCAGCAAATCTCCCGAATTAAATGCACCCCATTATTTTTAGGAGAATTTACATCAGAAGATACTTCAAACGCCTCCATTTGTGTTTGGTCAAAGGGCTTCAAAAACTGATGAAGATAATCAGGATCATGATTAGATGGGTCAAGCCAGCTTGCTTCGTCTTCGGGCTTCAGAATAACGGGCATTCTGTCGTGAATGGAGCTCATCAGCTCATTTGGTTCGGTTGTGATCACGGTGCAGGAATAGATGGTTTTGCCATTTGGCGATTTCCATGATTCCCATAAGCCCGCCATACCGAAGGGCTCATCTGATTTCATTTTAATTCTCATCGGTGTTTTGCCGTTTTCATGCCGTTTCCATTCATAGAATGAATCGGCAAGAACAAGACATCTTTTATTCCTGAAAGCATGTCTGAAACTTGGTTTATCGGCTAATGTTTCTGCTCTGGCATTGATTGTTTTATATCCGAATTTTTCATCCTTTGCAAAAGGAGGGATGAGCCCCCATTTTAATAACCCCATTCGATTTTGAGTGCCATCGTTAATCACTGAAAGTACTTCGTGGGAAGGAGCGATGTTGTAGCTGTATACATACTCATCTTCATCAATGGCTGCGCCTATATGAAATCGATCTACAAGATCTGAATACTCTGCGAATAAGGTGTATCTGCCGCACATGGACATTCTCCTTTTTAAGTAAAATGATACCGTTATCATTCCCTTTAGACAAGGAGAAAAAAGATGTCGTATAATAAAAACTAAAAAGGAGAGATCTGTGGTGCATTTAAAGAGATTAAGCTTTGTCCCTGATTATGAGAAGCAGGAGTATCCTTATGGACTTCCGCTGTTTAAAGAAACTCTTACACTGTCGTTCGATGCACCGGTAACAATTCTTGCAGGTGAAAATGGGAGCGGTAAGTCAACACTGCTTGAAGCAATAGCCGAGCATTCAGGTTTAATCCGCATTGCATCAGCAGATGATGACGATTTAAATGACGAAATCAGGAGATTTTCCCGCCAGTTAAAGCTTTCATGGAGTGCAAAAACAAAAAAAGGTTTTTATTTAAAGGCAGATGACTTTATGACTTATGCCCGCAACGTCACGCACATGAGAGCAGAGGCAGCAAAAAGGCTTGAGGAAGTAGAAGATGAATACCGGGACAAATCGATTTTGGCCCGTCAGCTTGCTGCCTCTCCTTATCATAAAACGATCGGGGAAATTGAGGAACTTTACGGGAGAGGGTTAGACAACCGGTCACACGGAGAGAGATTTTTGGCGTTTTTTCAATCAAGATTTCGCCCAAACGGCTTTTATTTGCTTGATGAGCCAGAGAGTCCGCTCTCCCCGATGAAACAGCTGAGTTTAATCAGTATGCTGCTTGAAATGATCAAAGAGGGCTCTCAATTTATCATTGCGACGCATTCTCCTATCTTAATGGCTTTTCCAGATGCTGTTATTTATTCACTTGATGACTTGCCTTTAAAAAGCATTCAATATGATGATTTAGAACATGTCAGAATTACGAGAGAATTTCTGAATTCGCCTGAAAGATACCTTAAACACTTATGAGTATTTTGTCGAAATACGGACTAATAATTGACATTTTTCTAGTTCTTCCGTTTTGTTTTTTCCTCAATACACCAACACTCCCAACTTTTTCACGTATAGTGTGATGTATTACTATTACATGAGGAGGGGCAATATGAGGAAAAAGCTTATGGGATTGATTGGCGCATCTGTACTCAGTGTAAGTGTAATTTTTCCACTGAGCGGGGAAGCAGCACTTGGAGACAGAACACTTTCACAGGGTATGAGCCATTCAGATGTTAAAGAACTGCAGGAACATCTTTTATCAAAAAGTGTGTTCCCATATTTTGAAGAGACAGGCTATTATGGTCCAATTACAAAAGAAGCGGTGAAAGAATTTCAGGAAAAGAGCCGGATTCAGGTTGATGGAATCGCAGGTCCACAAACGAATCAAAAAATTAAAGTGTTGCGCTATGGCGATATGGGAAAACCAGTAATCAAGCTTCAGCGTCTGCTGAAAGAGTGGGGAGTATACACTGGTATTGTTGATGGAATTTACGGGAACGGCACGAAAAGTGCAGTAGCCAATTTCCAGCAGCAGCAAGGAATGAAAAGTGATGGTATCGCTGGACCGCAAACCTTTAGTAAGTTAAATCAAAAATCAAGCAGCGTTTCAGGCACTGTTAAAGAGTTAACGGTTACAAGCACGGCATATACGGCTTCTTGCGAAGGATGTTCAGGAGTTACGAAGATGGGTGTGGATTTAAAAAAATACCCTGATGCTAAAGTGATTGCCGTTGATCCGAACGTGATTCCAATTGGTTCAACAGTAGAAGTTGAAGGTTACGGAAAAGCGATTGCAGCTGATATTGGCGGTGCGATTACAGGCAACAAGATTGATGTCTTTATTGCAGGTCAAAGCAGTGCAATCAATTGGGGCAGAAAACCAGTGAACATTAAAGTTTATCAATAATAGATTACTAGATACATAGTAAATGGGAAATCCGCTGTAAGCAGCGGATTTTTGCTTTTTTAGAATGGCCGGCTGCAGATAAAAACAGGAACTTTAATGAGAGATTCAGGTGTGCGAGTTGAAAAGATGTTCTTTCTAATTGAAAAAAGATTCTTGCGAGTCGGAGATGTTTCGCGCTAATTGGATTTGTTTTTGCGAGCTGGATCCATCTGTACCTCATTATTGCAATCAATAGTTTGACAGCATCTGCTATAAAACGGTTAACGCTGCTAAAAAAGCATTATTAAGATTAAGAATGAGCAGCAATTCCTATTTAAAAAATGATTGTTTTCAGTGAATTCATACACCTTCATTGAGTACTTAAAACCATGGAGTTGACTTTATTGAGGACTCATACACCTTCATTGAGTACTCAGAACCATGGATTTGGCTTTTATGAGGACACATACACCTTCTTTGAGTACTCAAAACCATGGATTTGTCTTTTATGAGGACACATACACCTTCTTTGAGTACTCAAAACCATGAAGTTGACTTTTTTGAGGACTCATACACCTTCATTGAGTACTCAAAACCATGGAGTTGTCTTTTATGAGGACTCATACACCTTCTTTGAGTACTCAAAACCATGGAGTTGCTTTTTATGAGGACACATACACCTTCTTTGAGTACTCAAAACCATGGAGTTGCTTTTTTGAGGACACATACACCTTCTTTGAGTACTCAAAACCATGGAGTTGTCTTTTATGAGGACACATACACCTTCTTTGAGTACTCAAAACCATGGATTTGTCTTTTATGAGGACTCATACACCTACTTTGAGTACTCAAAACCATGAAGTTGACTTTTTTGAGGACTCATACACCTTCATTGAGTACTCAAAACCATGGAGTTGTCTTTTATGAGGACACATACACCTTCTTTGAGTACTCAAAACCATGGAGTTGCTTTTTATGAGGACACATACACCTTCTTTGAGTACTCAAAACCATGTAGTTGTCTTTTTGAGGACACATACACCTACTTTGAGTACTCAAAACCATGTAGCTGTCTTTTTTGAGGACACATACACCTTCATTGAGTACTAAAAACTATGTAGTTGTCTTTTTTGAGGACTCAGATCGTGTTCGGTCACCTAGCCAATTATCCAATCTCCCCTTTACTTTTCTATCAAAAGCTGCCAATTAGTGTTCAAGCTCCAGACTCATATAAATCTCATCCACATACCCATTCGCAATTTTCAGAGCTTCTTTGTATTCGCCGTATTGGATAAAGCCCAAAGATTCATATAACGCCTTGGCGCTTTGATTATCAACAGCCACCGCAAGATCAACTTTTTCAATGGCCGCATTTTCTTTAATTCTCTCAATAAGAGAGCCCAGTAATTTTTTTCCTAAGCCTTTGCCGCGCATAGCGGGGGAGATGTACATTCCAAGAATTTGGCCGCGGTGCTTCATTTTTTCAAGACTCTCCTGTTTGAACCCTGCGATGCCGGAAAGCTCTGAATCCATTAAAGCCCCCATAATAAACGCAGATTCTGAAGGGATTATCTCTTGGATTAATTCCTCAATTGATTTTTTCTTTTCCGATTCATAACTTGAAGCAAAGCTTGCAGGCAGCTCATTCAGGGCCTGCAGCCGCAGCGCCCGGTACTGCTCTGTGTCTTCCTCTGTCAGCAGCCGAAATTCCATATCAGCACCTCTCTTCCTTTTCCTAGAGTGAAAAATCATTTCCGGACATTTTTCCCGCTCCTTATCTGCCTTTCGGAGCTGACCTTGCAATTTTGTCTTTCTTATTTAGTATGGTTTCTTTTCATTAAAGCCATGTAAAATCCGAATTAAGGAAAAAATAAAACAGCCTGAAAGAGGATTCTCTTATCAGGCTGCTGTTTTTAAATCAATGAAGCTGTTCTTTTACAATTTTATAGTTTTTATGATTGACGACCGTCCGTCTCTCAAGATCTAAATCCCGGAAATTTTCCATATACGTCAAGTCTACAATCACTGAATTTTCATTAACTTTCTCCACGATGCCACGTAAACCGTCTCTGAATTCAATCACATTGCCAACTTTAGCGATTTTCATTTCCTCTCTCCTTCTCTATACAGATCCCCATTAGGACTATTTAACATTATTTTTTCAGTTAAGTAAAGGCTTTCAATCAAAATTGTGCAAGAATTTCGAAAAAGGGCCAAACAGATTAGGTGTAGAAGGGGAATTGAACATGTTATAGTAAGATAAAATTGAATTTGAAAGAGGCGAATTAGCTTGGTTTCTTCAGGTCTTGTCCTCGAAGGCGGAGGAATGCGCGGGGTTTATACCGCGGGAGTATTAGAATATTTTATGGAAAAAGATTTTTATTTCCCCTATGTAATCGGGGTTTCGGCAGGTGCCTGCATGGGCGCTTCATATATTTCAAGGCAAAAAGGAAGAAATAAAACGGTAAACATCAATTTCGCCAATCATAAGAGCTATTTATCGTTAGGGAATTTTATCCGCCATAAGCAGCTATTTGGAATGGACTTCATTTTTGATGAGATTCCAAACAAACTTGTTCCTTTTAACTTTGATGCCTTTTTAAAAAGCGATCAGACATTTTTAGTAGGAACAACAGACTGTAAG
The window above is part of the Metabacillus dongyingensis genome. Proteins encoded here:
- a CDS encoding GNAT family N-acetyltransferase, with the protein product MEFRLLTEEDTEQYRALRLQALNELPASFASSYESEKKKSIEELIQEIIPSESAFIMGALMDSELSGIAGFKQESLEKMKHRGQILGMYISPAMRGKGLGKKLLGSLIERIKENAAIEKVDLAVAVDNQSAKALYESLGFIQYGEYKEALKIANGYVDEIYMSLELEH
- a CDS encoding AAA family ATPase, with protein sequence MHLKRLSFVPDYEKQEYPYGLPLFKETLTLSFDAPVTILAGENGSGKSTLLEAIAEHSGLIRIASADDDDLNDEIRRFSRQLKLSWSAKTKKGFYLKADDFMTYARNVTHMRAEAAKRLEEVEDEYRDKSILARQLAASPYHKTIGEIEELYGRGLDNRSHGERFLAFFQSRFRPNGFYLLDEPESPLSPMKQLSLISMLLEMIKEGSQFIIATHSPILMAFPDAVIYSLDDLPLKSIQYDDLEHVRITREFLNSPERYLKHL
- a CDS encoding SOS response-associated peptidase; its protein translation is MCGRYTLFAEYSDLVDRFHIGAAIDEDEYVYSYNIAPSHEVLSVINDGTQNRMGLLKWGLIPPFAKDEKFGYKTINARAETLADKPSFRHAFRNKRCLVLADSFYEWKRHENGKTPMRIKMKSDEPFGMAGLWESWKSPNGKTIYSCTVITTEPNELMSSIHDRMPVILKPEDEASWLDPSNHDPDYLHQFLKPFDQTQMEAFEVSSDVNSPKNNGVHLIREIC
- a CDS encoding YkvS family protein, translated to MKIAKVGNVIEFRDGLRGIVEKVNENSVIVDLTYMENFRDLDLERRTVVNHKNYKIVKEQLH
- a CDS encoding peptidoglycan-binding protein, which codes for MRKKLMGLIGASVLSVSVIFPLSGEAALGDRTLSQGMSHSDVKELQEHLLSKSVFPYFEETGYYGPITKEAVKEFQEKSRIQVDGIAGPQTNQKIKVLRYGDMGKPVIKLQRLLKEWGVYTGIVDGIYGNGTKSAVANFQQQQGMKSDGIAGPQTFSKLNQKSSSVSGTVKELTVTSTAYTASCEGCSGVTKMGVDLKKYPDAKVIAVDPNVIPIGSTVEVEGYGKAIAADIGGAITGNKIDVFIAGQSSAINWGRKPVNIKVYQ